One segment of Candidatus Paceibacterota bacterium DNA contains the following:
- the clpP gene encoding ATP-dependent Clp endopeptidase proteolytic subunit ClpP encodes MLIPTVIEKSQFGERAYDIYSRLLRENIIFLGGPIDDNVANIVIAQLLFLQSEDPKKDINLYVNSPGGMVTAGMAIIDTMNHVKNDISTICVGVAASMGAMILSAGKKGKRFTLPNSEIMIHQPSGGVEGQASDIEITAKQILKNREILNKMLAKNTGQPLSKIEKDVDRNFWMNAEEAKKYGIIDKVLN; translated from the coding sequence ATGCTTATTCCAACAGTTATTGAAAAATCCCAATTCGGCGAACGCGCTTACGATATTTACTCTCGCCTTTTGCGCGAAAATATTATTTTTTTGGGCGGCCCAATTGATGATAATGTGGCTAATATTGTTATTGCCCAGCTTTTATTTCTGCAATCGGAAGATCCGAAAAAAGATATCAATCTTTATGTTAATTCCCCGGGTGGCATGGTGACAGCCGGTATGGCCATTATTGATACGATGAATCATGTTAAGAATGATATCTCTACGATTTGCGTCGGCGTAGCCGCTTCCATGGGAGCAATGATTCTATCTGCCGGCAAGAAGGGCAAACGATTTACTTTGCCTAATTCCGAAATCATGATTCATCAGCCGTCCGGTGGCGTGGAAGGTCAGGCCTCGGACATTGAAATTACGGCCAAACAAATTCTGAAAAATCGGGAAATTCTAAATAAAATGCTGGCTAAAAATACGGGTCAGCCTTTGAGCAAGATTGAAAAGGACGTTGACCGAAATTTCTGGATGAACGCCGAGGAAGCCAAGAAATACGGCATTATTGATAAGGTTTTGAATTAA
- a CDS encoding RsmE family RNA methyltransferase translates to MRLHRFLLTEEIADRKEVIISDSDLIHQWRQVFRFTVGTQLILFDNSGFEYLGLISKLSHLGAVVRILNKEDRSTSLPEVCLFAALIKKDNFEWIIEKTTELGVSQIVPIISDRSEKKGLNMIRAKKIIKEASEQSGRVKLTRLNEPTDLEELLKSLDKGDEEKVKIFSIDPKGKPFDEKISAKIAREVGVFVGPEGGWTERELELFKRKRIPIYSLGSQILRAETAAVAIASLLLLK, encoded by the coding sequence ATGAGATTACATCGATTCCTGCTCACTGAGGAGATAGCCGATCGCAAAGAGGTAATTATTTCCGATTCAGACCTAATTCATCAATGGCGGCAGGTTTTTCGGTTTACAGTAGGCACTCAGCTTATTCTTTTTGACAACTCCGGATTTGAATATCTTGGCTTAATTTCTAAGCTTTCCCACCTTGGGGCAGTCGTTCGAATTTTGAATAAAGAAGATAGAAGCACCTCGTTACCTGAAGTTTGCCTTTTCGCCGCTCTGATAAAGAAGGATAATTTTGAGTGGATTATTGAAAAAACCACAGAATTGGGAGTTTCACAGATTGTGCCTATTATTTCTGATCGAAGCGAGAAGAAAGGTTTGAATATGATACGAGCTAAGAAAATCATCAAAGAAGCTAGTGAGCAATCTGGAAGGGTGAAGTTAACCAGGTTGAATGAGCCCACCGATTTGGAGGAGTTGCTGAAGAGTTTAGATAAAGGAGATGAAGAGAAGGTGAAGATTTTCTCAATTGATCCCAAAGGAAAACCTTTTGATGAAAAGATCTCGGCAAAGATTGCGAGAGAAGTCGGAGTGTTTGTCGGACCGGAAGGAGGCTGGACGGAAAGGGAACTGGAATTATTTAAACGCAAAAGGATTCCGATTTACAGTCTCGGCTCTCAAATCCTCCGAGCCGAGACTGCCGCCGTGGCAATTGCGTCGCTTCTCCTCCTGAAATAA